The sequence below is a genomic window from Candidatus Thiodiazotropha endoloripes.
CGGCATCCGGGGGTGAGCGTGGTGACGTTGTCTTCAGGAGGAAGGTAGTCAAAGAAGCCGCGAAGGGGGCCGGCGAGCGCTATTTTTAATATGGTATCCGATTCCATCACGAGACTTCAGGGTCTGTTAACACTAATCCAATCAGCCCTGCCGGGGGCTGCTTTATTTTCCAGCAAGGTGGAGTGAGCGATGTGTGCTTATTCTACATCAGTGAACGACTCTGTTACCGTTTGAAATGGTTGCTGTACCATCTCGGTCTGCCATGCCACCGGCCACTCTGCATGGTGCATCGTTCGATTGCAATCACCAGAGCTCTCTGTGGGGTTGTGGTGTGTTGATCGGAGAGTGGATTAGGCTGCTGTTATTGGGGTATAAAATGTTGTTATCAAAGAGGTGGTGAAATGCACTGTTTTAAGGCACGACTTTTTCCACAAGTGCTGTGGATAACTTTGTGGACATTTATGGAATAGAGGGTCCAAGGCCTTGTGTTTGTTGGATTACTGTTAATTTGACTATTTTTTTAACAGTTTGACTAACACTATAATTAACAAGTAGTTATAGTATATTAATCACTTCTAATAGTAATAAAATTCGCAAAGCCTTGTATGTTGTGATGCAACATTAGCACATTGTGAATAAGCACTGACTGCCAGAGGCGTGAAAGGGCGGGGTTTGATCCGCAGGATAGGGGGATTTGGCATGAATGATTGGCAGATTATCGCGCAACATATTGCTCACTCTACTGACGCTCCATTCAATCCGTTAGAGCCTAAAATGATCGGTGGTGGATGCATTAATACCGGGGTGCGTCTGACCGATGGTGAACGGAGCTATTTCGTCAAGCTCAATCGAAGTAGCTTGTTGGATATGTTCGAGGCGGAGTCCGAGGGGCTCCAGGCCCTGGCCGCTACCGATACCATTCGAGTACCCAGGCCGGTTTGCAGTGGTGTGAGTGGAGATCAATCCTATCTGGTGATGGAGTTTCTGGAGATGGGGCACGGCAGTCGGGATGGTGCGGAGATTGCCGGACGCATGCTGGCAGCCATGCATCAGCTGGAGCAGCCCTATTTCGGATGGCACCGGGACAATACCATCGGTTCAACCCATCAGCCGAACCGGAGAGAGGATGACTGGGTCGAGTTCTGGCGTGAGCAGCGTCTTGGTTTTCAGTTGCAGCTGGCCGGAGAGAACGGATACCGGGGAAGTCTGCAGCGACGGGGTGAGCGGCTGCTCGATCATTTTCATCTGTTGTTGGACCACCAGCCGATACCGTCGATCCTGCATGGCGATCTGTGGAGTGGCAATCTGGCCTATGACCGGGTGGGGCAGCCGGTGATCTACGATCCGGCGGTCTATTTTGGCGATCGGGAGGCGGATCTGGCGATGACCGAGCTGTTTGGTGGATTCGGCAACCGTTTCTACGATGCCTATCGGGAGAGCTGGCCCCTGTCGCCGGGTTACTCCACCCGTAAGGTGTTGTACAACCTCTACCACATTCTCAACCACCTGAACCTGTTCGGTGGCGGTTATCTCAGTCAGGCGGAGGGGATGATCGATCGGTTGCTGGCTGAAGTCTGACCATCCGACTCGAAGAGTTCATTTGCGGACTCAATATTGCTCAGATGATCTGCTGCAGTACTTCGAGCAGTCTTTGGTTCTCTTCCGCTGTGCCGATGGTGATGCGTAGAAACTCTTTGATACGGGGCTGTTTGAAGTGGCGAACGATGACGCCCTGTTCCCGCAGTTTGGCTGAGATGGTCTCTGCCTGATGCCCGGGGTGAGTGGCAAAGACGAAGTTGGCTGCAGACGGCAGCACCTGGAAACCCAGCTTGGTCAGTGCATCGGTGAGGGCGTCCCGGGAGTTGATGATCTGTTGACGGATCTGCTGAAAATAGTCCTCATCCTTGAATGAGGCGATCGCCGCTTTGGCACCGATACGATCCATCGGATAGGAGTTGAAGCTGTCTTTGACTCGGATCAGACCTTCGATCAGGCCCACATCCCCCATCGCCAGGCCAATCCTCAGACCGGCCAGGGAGCGGGATTTGGACAGGGTCTGCACCACCAGCAGGTTGGGATAGCGGTTGATCAGCGAGGCTGCACTCTGGCCTCCGAAATCGATGTAGGCCTCGTCTACCACCACGGCAGAGTCGCGATTAGCCTTCAGCAGTTGTTCGATGCTGGATAGCGCCAATAACCGCCCGGTAGGGGCATTCGGATTGGGGAAGATGATACCGCCGTTTTCCAACTGATAATCTTCAATGCCGATGGAGAAGTCATCCCGCAGGGGGATGGTGCGGTAGTCGATGTTGTAGATACCGCAGTAGACCGGGTAGAAGCTGTAGCTGATGTCGGGAAACAGCAGTGGCTTCGGCTGCTGGAACAGGGCGAAGAAGGTGTGGGCAAGCACCTCATCGGAACCATTGCCGACAAATACCTGGTCGGGTTGCAGACCATAATAGTCCGCCACTACCTGTCTCAGTTCGGCGGAGTCAGCCTGAGGGTAGCGCCGCAGGTTCTCCCCCGCCTCTTCACGGATCGCCTCGATCACTTTGGGTGAGGGGGCATAGGGGTTTTCGTTGGTATTCAGTTTGACCAGTTGCGCAAGCTTGGGCTGCTCCCCCGGAACATAGGGGGAGAGCTTGTCGATGCCCGGGCTCCAGTAGGGGTTCATGCTGATTAATCCTTGTCAGCCTTGAAACGGTACTCGGCCGAGCGGGCATGGGCGGTCAGCCCCTCGCCGCGCGCCATCACAGAAGAGGTTCGTGCCAGCGTGTCCGCGCCATCCGGGGAGGCCATGATCAGGCTGGAACGCTTCTGGAAGTCGTAGACGCCCAAAGGCGAGGAGAATCTCGCCGTGCGGGATGTGGGCAGCACATGGTTGGGCCCGGCACAGTAGTCACCCATGGCTTCGGCGGTGTGTCGGCCCATAAAGATGGCACCAGCGTGATGGATGCTTTTGACCATCTCCTGCGGGTTGGCCACCGAGAGCTCCAGATGCTCAGGGGCGATGTGGTTGGCCACGCTCACCGCTTCCTGCATATCCTTGACCTCGATCAGCGCACCACGCACCCGCAGTGCGGTGGCGATGATCTCCTGACGCTCCATGGTCGGCAGCAGTCGGTCGATACTGGATTCCACCTGTTTCAGGTAGTCACCATCGGGACAGAGCAGGATCGATTGGGCGTCTTCATCATGTTCCGCCTGGGAGAAGAGATCCATGGCGATCCAGTCCGGATCGGTTTCACCATCACAGACGATGAGGATTTCAGAGGGGCCGGCCACCATGTCGATACCGACCTGACCGAATACCGCCCGTTTGGCGGTTGCCACATAGATATTTCCCGGGCCGACGATTTTATCCACCGGTGGTACGGTTTCTGTACCATAAGCCAATGCCGCCACAGCCTGGGCGCCACCCACGGCAAATACCTTGTCAACTGCGGAGACGTGAGCGGCTGCCAATACCAGTTCGTTGAGTTCCCCGTCCGGGGTGGGGACCACCATGATCAGCTCATCGACCCCGGCAACCTTGGCGGGGATGGCGTTCATCAGCACCGATGATGGATAGGCAGCCTTGCCGCCAGGCACATACAATCCAACCCGGTCCAGCGCGGTCACCTGTTGACCCAGCAGTGTGCCGTCCGCCTCGGTGTAGGACCAGGAGTCCATCAGCTGACGTTGTGCATAGGCACGGATCCGATCGGCTGAGACCTGCAACGCCTGCTGCTGCGACTCGGGAATTGTCTCCCAGGCCTGTTGCAGTCGACTCAGTGGAATCTGCAGATCATCAGCGCTGTTTGCCTGCCAGCGATCGAAGCGATGGGTGAATTCCAGCAGCGCCTCATTGCCCCGTTGGCGAATATCCTGAATGATCTGGTTGACCGTATCGTTGACAGCAGTATCGGAGACCGATTCCCAGGCGAGTAGGGCGTCGAGTTGCTGCTGGAAGTCGCCGTCACTGGTCGACAGTTTGCGTATGTCGCTCATCTTCAAGTTCTCTAAATGGATGGTCCGGCTCTTCGGGAGACCGGAGTTTCAGTGAATCCGCCCGTCCATAATAGCGGATTGGCTGGGGCTATTTCTTAACCGCTTCGCGGAAGGCTTCGATCAGCTGCATGATCAGGCCGTGCTTCATCTTCCAGGAGGCTTTGTTGACCACCAGTCTGGAGCTGATATCGGCGATATGCTCAAGCGGTACCAGTCCATTCGCCTTCAATGTATTGCCGCTCTCTACCAGGTCGACAATGATATCCGCCAGACCGACGATGGGCGCCAGCTCCATCGAGCCATAGAGCTTGATGATCTCGACCTGTTCACCTCTGGCGGCAAAATAGCGTTGCGCGCTTTTGACATACTTGGTGGCCACCCGCAGACGTCCTTTCTGCTCCACCGCGTCAGGGTAACCGGCAGTCATCATCCGGCAGCGGGCGATATTAAGATCCAGAGGTTCGTAGAGCCCCTCACCCCCATGCTCGAGCAGCACATCCTTACCGGCGATGCCGAGATCCGCAGCGCCATACTCCACATAGGTGGGTACGTCGGTGGCGCGAATGATCACTAGTTTGACCTGTTCATGATTGGTATCGAGAATCAGCTTGCGGCTCTTCTCCGGGTCGTCGGCCGGCTCGATCCCGGCATGGGCCAGCAGCGGCAGACTCTGGTTGAAGATGCGGCCTTTCGACAGGGCGATGGTAATGGGTGCGTCAAATTTCATGATTGGTTCAGGGTTAGCACAGCTTGGAAGCTGCAAGGATAACAAATGACGAAGCGTATGGAATCCGGGAAAGGGCGATTATTCCACCGCTACCCGGTTTTCCTGGGTATTAACTGGGGATCCGCCGTATTTCGCCTCCCAGGCCGGCCAGCTTCTCTTCGATGTTCTGGTATCCCCGGTCGATATGGTAGATCCGGTCGACCAGAGTCTCACCTTCAGCGATCAGTCCGGCCAGCACCAGGCTGGCGGAGGCGCGCAGGTCGGTGGCCATCACCGGGGCGCCGGTCAGTTTTTCCGAGCCGGTGCAGATCGCCGTATTGCCTTCGAGTTTGATCTGGGCGCCCATGCGCTGCAGTTCATGGACGTGCATGAAGCGGTTTTCAAAGATGGTTTCGGTGACAATGCCCACCCCTTCCGCCACTGAATTCAGTGCCGTGAACTGGGCCTGCATGTCGGTCGGGAATGCCGGGTAGGGGGCAGTATAGACATCCACGGCCTGTGGACGGTTGCCCTGCATGTCGAGGCTGATCCAGTCCTCACCGGTCTCGATCACCGCTCCGGCCTCGCGCAGTTTCTGCAGTACCGAATCCACCAGCTCGGGGCGGGTGTCGCGCACTTTGATATTGCCTCTGGAGATGGCGGCGGCGACCAGGAAGGTGCCGGTTTCGATCCGGTCGGGCAGTACGTTGTATTCAGTGCCCTGCAGACTGTCGACGCCCTCGATGGTGATGATGGGTGAACCGGCGCCGCTGATCTTGGCGCCCATCAGATTGAGGCACTCGGCCAGATCGACCACTTCCGGTTCCCGTGCGGCATTCTCGATCAGGCTGGTGCCTTTCGCCAGGGCGGCGGCCATCATCAGGTTCTCCGTGCCGGTCACAGTCACCATGTCCATCACGATACGGGCTCCGTGCAGTCGCTTGCAGCGGGAGCGTATGTAGCCGTTCTCCACATCGATGTCGGCACCCATCGCCCGCAGGCCGTCGATGTGCAGATTCACCGGTCGGGATCCGATTGCACAGCCACCGGGCAGGGAGACATCGGCCTGGCCGAAGCGGGATAGCATCGGTCCCAGTACCAGGATCGATGCACGCATGGTTTTAACCAGTTCGTAGGGTGCGTTGAACTCCTTGATGGTATTGGCATCCACCTCGATGCCCATCTTTTCGTCCACCATCAGGCTGACGCCCATGCCGCCGAGCAGTTCCATGGTCGTGGTGATGTCCTGCAGGTGCGGTACGTTGCCGACCCGCATCGAGGATTCCGACAGCAGGGTGGCGGCCAGAATCGGCAGTGCTGCGTTTTTGGCGCCAGCAATGCGTACCTCCCCCGATAGGGGTGTACCCCCGCGAATGATCAATTTATCCATGGTTGTCCCGGATAGCCAGTATTAACAGGCCCTACTGTAGATTGAATCAGCCCTGGATCCAGCGCCTATATCTTTAATCTTATGGTATAGGCCTGTAATCCGGTTTATAGAACCAGGTTGGGTATGGAGAGCGACAGTCGTGGAAGCTCACTGTCCGACTGAAATCCACCCAACCTCAGGGTTTCTGACGAAAAAGACAGGAGATGATAACGAAATTGGACGGAAAACGGGAGTACTTGTAAAAAAACTTACTTAATCAAACAGGTCAGCGCCGACTCACCGCCTGGTCGATGTACCGCTTGATGGCGCTCTGCCCCGCTTCGTCGATGCCGGTAAACTCCATCCGGCAGAGCCAGTCCTCGCCGTTCTTCTCATTGTCGAGAATCTTTGCATAGATGTGGCTGCTCTGTTCGCTCATCATTGAGGTGTAGAGTGTGATTCGGATGTCCGACAGGGTCTGCAGTTCAATTGGCAGACGGGCCTGAAGACCGTAATAGCTCAGGTCGATGGCCCGCCCCCCGTAACTTGTATCAGAGACGGTTTTATTCTTAAGAGTTTGAAAGGTTAGTGGAAAATCAACCTCTATGCGTGGACTCTTACGGGATTCCACCCGCGGCACCTCGAGAAACCGTGGGCGATTGGTCGAGATCAGCTCGTAGAGGTTGACCGGGATCTGCTTACCCTTGACCAGTACCTGATTCGGTTTTTCACACTCAATGAACTCTTTCGCCAGCTCCCGTGAGTGCTCGCTGAGCAGAATCTGGCCTCTGAGGCTGTAGGCCTCGATGCGTGAGGCGAGGTTGACCTCATCACCGATCACCGTGTACTCGTGGTGCAGCTCCGATCCCAGGTTGCCGGCAACCACCTCACCGGTGTTGATGCCGATGCCCATGAACAACCGCGGGTGACCATGCTGGATGTTTTCGCTGTTGATGCTCTGCATGCTGCGCTGCATCTCCACGGCACAGGCGATGGCCCGCTCCAGATCGTCATCCCGCTGTTCCGAGAGCCCGAACAGGGCCATGATGGAGTCGCCCATGAACTTGTCGATGGTGCCGCCGAAACGGAAGATGATCTCGCACATGCGGGAGAAGTAGAAATTCAGGATCTCGATGACGACATCGGGTTGGTAGTGTTCCGAGAGTGCGGTGAAGCCTCTCAGGTCGGAGAGCAGAATGGTGACCTGTTTGGTTTCCGGACGAACCCCTCCCTCTGGGGTGTCGAGGGATTTGATCAGCGCCTGGTGAAGCCGGCTTCTTTCAATCGGCGAGAGCTGGGTTTGCAGGGTCTTGCCGACAGTATCGATAATTCTTTCGATCTCTTCGGCTTGTTTCATGAAACAGCTCCTTTTTGGATTTCTTCTCTGTCCCGAGACCTTGCCTGCGGTCGCTCGGAGGAACCTCGTTGGTCTCGATGTAGTGGCCACTGAAGTGCCGCAATCGGTTGTCAGGCCTTGGTTTCAGTATAGCCAGAGAGGCGTGATCTGAAACCCGATGAATATCGGGTGATAGGGGCCTGGGAAGGGCTGGTCAGCCCCTGCTAAGGTCGGATTTACTCATCGAATACCGGGCGCTCACCGGAAACGGTTTTCAGATTGAAGGCGTCGCTGCCGCGCCAGCCGCCAATCATCAGCTCGGTGCCGGGTGGCAGGCCGGCAATATGCTGCATCAGGTCCTGGGAGTTATTGAGTTGGATCTGGTTGATGCTGGTGATCACATCACCCGGCCGTAAGCCGGCTTGGCTTGCCGGGCCGTTTTCCAGCACCCCGGTCACCAGGACGCCGTCCTCAATGTGCAGGCCGAAAGCCTCAGCCAGCTTTTTGGTGACATCCTGGCCCTGGATGCCGATCCAGCCACGCACCACATGTCCGGTGCTGATCAGCTGTTGCATGATGCCCTGGGCCAGATCGAAGGGGATGGCAAAACCGATCCCATGGGAGCCGCCGGTCTGGGAGAAGATGGCGGTGTTGATGCCAATCAG
It includes:
- the hisC gene encoding histidinol-phosphate transaminase, encoding MNPYWSPGIDKLSPYVPGEQPKLAQLVKLNTNENPYAPSPKVIEAIREEAGENLRRYPQADSAELRQVVADYYGLQPDQVFVGNGSDEVLAHTFFALFQQPKPLLFPDISYSFYPVYCGIYNIDYRTIPLRDDFSIGIEDYQLENGGIIFPNPNAPTGRLLALSSIEQLLKANRDSAVVVDEAYIDFGGQSAASLINRYPNLLVVQTLSKSRSLAGLRIGLAMGDVGLIEGLIRVKDSFNSYPMDRIGAKAAIASFKDEDYFQQIRQQIINSRDALTDALTKLGFQVLPSAANFVFATHPGHQAETISAKLREQGVIVRHFKQPRIKEFLRITIGTAEENQRLLEVLQQII
- a CDS encoding adenylate/guanylate cyclase domain-containing protein, with protein sequence MKQAEEIERIIDTVGKTLQTQLSPIERSRLHQALIKSLDTPEGGVRPETKQVTILLSDLRGFTALSEHYQPDVVIEILNFYFSRMCEIIFRFGGTIDKFMGDSIMALFGLSEQRDDDLERAIACAVEMQRSMQSINSENIQHGHPRLFMGIGINTGEVVAGNLGSELHHEYTVIGDEVNLASRIEAYSLRGQILLSEHSRELAKEFIECEKPNQVLVKGKQIPVNLYELISTNRPRFLEVPRVESRKSPRIEVDFPLTFQTLKNKTVSDTSYGGRAIDLSYYGLQARLPIELQTLSDIRITLYTSMMSEQSSHIYAKILDNEKNGEDWLCRMEFTGIDEAGQSAIKRYIDQAVSRR
- the hisG gene encoding ATP phosphoribosyltransferase; amino-acid sequence: MKFDAPITIALSKGRIFNQSLPLLAHAGIEPADDPEKSRKLILDTNHEQVKLVIIRATDVPTYVEYGAADLGIAGKDVLLEHGGEGLYEPLDLNIARCRMMTAGYPDAVEQKGRLRVATKYVKSAQRYFAARGEQVEIIKLYGSMELAPIVGLADIIVDLVESGNTLKANGLVPLEHIADISSRLVVNKASWKMKHGLIMQLIEAFREAVKK
- the hisD gene encoding histidinol dehydrogenase; the encoded protein is MSDIRKLSTSDGDFQQQLDALLAWESVSDTAVNDTVNQIIQDIRQRGNEALLEFTHRFDRWQANSADDLQIPLSRLQQAWETIPESQQQALQVSADRIRAYAQRQLMDSWSYTEADGTLLGQQVTALDRVGLYVPGGKAAYPSSVLMNAIPAKVAGVDELIMVVPTPDGELNELVLAAAHVSAVDKVFAVGGAQAVAALAYGTETVPPVDKIVGPGNIYVATAKRAVFGQVGIDMVAGPSEILIVCDGETDPDWIAMDLFSQAEHDEDAQSILLCPDGDYLKQVESSIDRLLPTMERQEIIATALRVRGALIEVKDMQEAVSVANHIAPEHLELSVANPQEMVKSIHHAGAIFMGRHTAEAMGDYCAGPNHVLPTSRTARFSSPLGVYDFQKRSSLIMASPDGADTLARTSSVMARGEGLTAHARSAEYRFKADKD
- a CDS encoding fructosamine kinase family protein, whose protein sequence is MNDWQIIAQHIAHSTDAPFNPLEPKMIGGGCINTGVRLTDGERSYFVKLNRSSLLDMFEAESEGLQALAATDTIRVPRPVCSGVSGDQSYLVMEFLEMGHGSRDGAEIAGRMLAAMHQLEQPYFGWHRDNTIGSTHQPNRREDDWVEFWREQRLGFQLQLAGENGYRGSLQRRGERLLDHFHLLLDHQPIPSILHGDLWSGNLAYDRVGQPVIYDPAVYFGDREADLAMTELFGGFGNRFYDAYRESWPLSPGYSTRKVLYNLYHILNHLNLFGGGYLSQAEGMIDRLLAEV
- the murA gene encoding UDP-N-acetylglucosamine 1-carboxyvinyltransferase; the protein is MDKLIIRGGTPLSGEVRIAGAKNAALPILAATLLSESSMRVGNVPHLQDITTTMELLGGMGVSLMVDEKMGIEVDANTIKEFNAPYELVKTMRASILVLGPMLSRFGQADVSLPGGCAIGSRPVNLHIDGLRAMGADIDVENGYIRSRCKRLHGARIVMDMVTVTGTENLMMAAALAKGTSLIENAAREPEVVDLAECLNLMGAKISGAGSPIITIEGVDSLQGTEYNVLPDRIETGTFLVAAAISRGNIKVRDTRPELVDSVLQKLREAGAVIETGEDWISLDMQGNRPQAVDVYTAPYPAFPTDMQAQFTALNSVAEGVGIVTETIFENRFMHVHELQRMGAQIKLEGNTAICTGSEKLTGAPVMATDLRASASLVLAGLIAEGETLVDRIYHIDRGYQNIEEKLAGLGGEIRRIPS